GTACAGTTTATTATAGTTACAagcatctttcttttttttccttgaataaTTTATTGGGTGATGCTAATGAGTGCAATTAGGATAATagttacaatttattttataaaaattttgacacaatttttatgggaaataaaaaaaattgtcgaaatattaattgcattttttttctcataaaaattttatttaaatggattgttaactaaTGTCCTAAGGGTATCCGTTGACATTTTCCAATTTCAATTAATCTAGCAAGAACTAAAacagtgaataaaaaaataaagttgaaactcttcaaactctttatatatctttatattaagtgtgaattttaaaaatttaactcttggattgcatgttcttattatatctttcatacttgcaaaatttcaagaagataaaaaatcaattgctatgtcatcaaataaatattaaaattttaaggttttgtgatctaaaattgtgtataaaaatcAGTTTATTGATcgaaaagaaaataacaatcaatttgaatgaaatttgatatgcatattaagaatataAGAAGTATGAAATTTAACggttaaaattacaaaattcacGCCCAAAAAAGggatatataaaaagttttaaaaaattctttccaaactaatttgaagagaaactttgttcataaTTAAACCCTTGATCCCAACAGAAACAACACAACACATATTGCAATGTTATGGGCCAATACATATGGTATATTGGCTTATCAATcatactttcttttttgttttttggtaggatcaattatatatacatatatatatttttcattagaAAAATGTGTTATTTTGTAAggacaattttgaaatttaaggaGCCGTTTAGTATggttttttaagtaacactttttagtttttaaacaatatttacatattttttcatccatatatatttttaaaaaatacaaataacattactaAAATAACGTTACCAAACATGGACGGAGCCATGTTTGGACttgggggggcaatggcccccctcccttttttaaaaaaaaattattattattatatatattaggtactaattttagcaattttattttagaaaattacacttttgctcccttaaaaatatcattgattcttttaagagtattgttatagtcacaaatttttctataacatttttacagacggttaaggtaacaaattcttattggttcgcatttGGGCTTACCATTTAcattattagcaatttgtaaaaaggtttgcagttcaaacattttccacattttaaagaccattaaaaaatatttatgtcaaaaatctaaaaaagaaatatacaagcccaaaaaaattagtacaacaacaaaaattatcaatagtaaaactaaaaaaaataaaaaattaagcttgatcaaccaattttacttaaaacaaaaaatctaaccctttaaaaaattttaaacaactagTAACTAAACGACTAAGTAGCAACAAAGTCGAAGGCCAAAGTTATTGTACACAACCAACAGCAGAGCCGCCCCCCCTAACTCTAagttctggctccgtccctgttACCAAACCATATTAAAGCTCTAAACTCAAACCTATTCTAAAAGTAGTATTAGAATTGGAAAGAACATTCCCATTCCTGCACTGCTGCACATGCAGAAACCTTTACCCTTTATTAGGTAAAAAACATATGGATGTTAATTCCCAGAGGAAATTCAAACTTTGGCTTCGAAAAGACACTAAGGTTTAAACGTGGGCTGTTGTAGTATTTCTTGGGATATACTACCACATCAAACGGCTACGCTTGGTCCAAGAAGAAACTCATATGCCTCGAATTTAAATTGCATGACATGGACCTTGAAAATCGTGTGGTTTAAATTTTGGTGTCTACCTCTGTGTGCGGACCCACTAGGAGAGAAGTGTTTAATatgaattaaaagtttttttaattaaaaaaaaaaacttttgttaaTTGGTGCTAAAATGCACTGAGAATAACCCAACCTACattagaacaaaacaaaaataaataaataaataaatatctttgAATAAATATTGTAAGACTCTAAATAAAGCTAATTGACTGTAATAAAAGATTCAACCTCAACCAATGCATTGAGACACCTGTTAacagaatttttaaataaaatgtctGATCAATTGGGTCACAAAGACTCTATTTGGTTGGCGGGCAATATAATAAGAGTAGGAGATGAGATTGATTTTATCTAttctctatatattatatacatgaagtagatttaaaaagttaattataacttcaaaaaaaaatatcaaaaatattctcaatctaatttgataatttttattcttaaaaaataaaataaaaatagggttaaaattgtaatttaacaaaatttcaaaaacaaagaaaaaactacctgtgaaacttttttcttaaaaattaatacattttttatcTAAACATATCTCACGtacttttgatacatttttttttcttaaaaactagCCCACACTAAACCCAATTTACTCattttcaaattctaaattttagtttcttaaaattttcttcctGTGTAATCTCactatcaataaataaattcaaattgaaaaattaaattaatctcaaaataaaaaagagtctCATCACACATACAGAGCGCGTGTAACAAGACTATTGTAAATTAATAAATCTATAATGACATATTATTTCCCAAGATATGtagacatttttaaaatttttaatatttaatatgaatCAAAAAATCAATTCATTTAGAATGGAGAGAATCATTTTATGGTAagataaaattatgttaatgtTAGCTTATAGCAAAGCATGGCTTCTAATGCATAAAAAGTGTTTTGTTATCGTATGTTAGTATAAGAAATATATTATGAAGTggaaaacataaatttaaatcctatttaGTCGCAGAGTTATAATACTACTAATAATATATACTATACAATGCAATACAtcattcagaaaaaaaaaaaaacaatgcaatgcatCACCTTGGTGATGATTTTATTCGTCACACTATGCTTGTGACATGTATTATACCTTTCATTGAGAACTCGAGGCATAGGTGATGTGCCACGCTCAACGTTTGAGACCCACACCTCCCCATATCTTTTGGGCCCCGTCTCAAGTCTCAACCTTTCGCATTCTTGAGTCGGGCCAAGTGCGCATGAGTTTTCACATGGGCCTGCTGCCCATCATTTTCTGTATGTATAAGAGTCTGGAATTTATCTGTCAGAGCAATCAAaatcatttattaaacaaaactCTGTCGGCAGGGCAATGGGGTGGATAGGCCCAAAGCCATGGGGGCATCTTCCTTGCATTATCCTTTCTTTGTGGCAAGATAACGAAAAGAATAAAGAGTGTGAGGTAGGTCTGGCTACAGAAAGGAGATGGTATCGAGTGTTTCGGATGCTTGTAGAGTCACACTTACAATATGTAGATTCCACATATCATGAGTGTGATATTATATGCCTTCGAAATATTGTGAGTGTGATGTTATGTATATCCGAAACATTAGATACTTTtcccaaggaaaaaaaagaagacatttTGACATATTGAATGAGTAGCGTAGTAGTGTTTCGGATACTTGTAGTGTCACACTTACAATATGCGGGCAGCACAGATCGTGAGTGCAATGTTATATATAGCCAAAATGTAATTACACATTTATGAGTTACAATAAATGGAGTTTATGTTGTGAGTGTGATGTTACATGCATCTAAACATCAGGTACTttccaagaaaaaagaagaagggggaGATATTTTTGCCATCTTGAATGGGTGGAGTGGCATTTGATGAAAGCATGGGAGAAAAGATAGATGCAACAGTTTGAGTACTAAGACTATAAGAGAAGTGTTTTGAAAAACTATATGAGAAGGACTAGTCAGGATTGGAAATGAGACATTTTggggctgtttggatttgcTATTCCCATAaatcataactcaaaaatggtgGAACTCATGGCTGAGAAGTCCGTTTGgattttgtttctaatttttgtttccatcacttaattctctaatttttgagtgatgagttatggaaattgaaaatgtgttttcagtttccataactctgttttcaatgacatttttgtaattaaaactACATACTAGGTCCCATGCTCAGAGTCAGCCGCaacatttgacttttttttttcttcactaagTTCAGTGAGTTtggtttcttcatttttttttctttttctttttcctttcacacctggtggcttctttttcttcttctttttttcttttcccttttacACTGGGTCTTGGTCttcttcattatatatattttttcttctttcactgggttcaggtttctgggtttttttcttcttcttcttctttcactggGTTTGGtgagtttgagtttttttttttttttttttcatattgggTTCGGTGAGTTTGGGTACTGGggtttgaaagaaaagaagaagaagtaaaagttGCACCGAGTTATAGGTATGGGACCCACAAACAGTTGAAAAATTTGAGTGATGACAAATTGAATGATGGTGCCAAACAGACTTCGTGTAGGGAGTtgaggtattttaagtgatgagtgatgagtgattaatgatgagtgatgaaaattgagtgaggagtgatgagtgaggaaaaaaaaaatccaaacaaggccttTGCTATCTTGATTGTCATTCACAAATGCAATTGATTACCCATAGAAATCTCTACAAGAAGACAAATTATGGAGATTTAATAGGTTGACAAAAAGGAGGTTACATCTGGACATGATTGGCTAAGTCCAAATCCAACCACAATCTATCTCGCTCTGTTTAtttcaacaatgatgttttctagaaaatgagttattttttaaaaaatattttctataaaactatcttattttcttatgtttggtaacaactttaaatgagttgaaaaaaatttcttaacgtcccttatttagcttgctgtgagatagagttgttttccaaaaaaatttaatggaaaacaatctctaaaaataagccatactttttatgttgaccaaagataattttcctttgactcatcttttttttatgctaccaaacactaaaaaataaggaaaactatctttacactaggttttccattgaaacaaacggagcgtaatgaccaaaataactcTATTTTGAGCCAGGATACATAACCAACAAATGAATAAGaaatacatgatttttttttgggtaacttacaaaaaaaaaataccctgAGATTTGAGGAAATACCAAACACGTCCACAACTTGTAAAAAATGGTCAATTTAATCATTCAACACAAATAATGTTAACATCTACCGTTAATAacaatcttttttaaaattaaattaaaactcagatctaactctctctcttcgtTTCTATTTCCTAATCTAGTCTcccttaacttttttttttctttatccaaatcattctctaaaattttctccctttttcttcttaaaataaacaacacagcaattctttttttggttcttttttcttccaaaaaaaaaaaacatttaacgAAAAAGGTGATTACTTTGCTGCTTTCTGTTTGGTAGCCGttaaaatcaaagagaaaagcttagaaaatcaaaaggaaaatccATAGAAAAAGCCTCATCTCCTCCATGTAGtctttggaagctgagaaaacaaaaagaaaaagcttctTAAAAAACAAGCCATTTTCTCCTCCATAAAGaaacccaagaaaacccaatCACACCATCTAAGCTCCTAAATCCACCACAAAATTGCCATCAACCACCAAGCAAACATCAAAACTGTTGATACCCATGTCAGCCAAACTCAAATCTAGTCCCACCATCGCAAGATCTTCACACCGAAATAAAGAGATAAGAAAGGAAGCAGATCCATCATCCATCGTCAACAAGATTTAGACAACCAAGGGCaaagaaaattgagagagaaagagtgttAGATGAGATTgtgaaaaggaagagagaaagagagtcagatttagaaaaaacaaaaattgagaaaaagagagtacGGTGagacagaaaaagaaaagaggcgAGAGAGTAAGACTTTGTTATTAACGGTAGATGTTAACACCGTTTGCGTTGAAGgattaaattggttaattttaTCAAGTTGTGGATGTGTTTGGTATTTCCTCAAACCTCAGGGTAGTTTTCTacaatttaccttttttttttttttttttgggtatacaAGCATCATACATTAACTTTATAATTGGACCACAAACTTTACCAATCAAATAAATTAGCAAATTCAAGCAAAATGAGTTCAACGGGATACTGGCTCCAGCTGGAAGAAAGTTTTTCTGAACTACGTTTGAGTTTCCCCGGCCATTGCCTGGCTCAATGTGCAGCCCGTGTAAGCTTGGTTGTGTTTGACCAGCAAAGCAAATATAATGAGTTCCAAGCTTGGTTGTGTTCGACCAGAAAAACATTTGTGAACAGTAAATTGGACATAGAACCCAGCTATTATCCGCATTATATGCAAAGCTATAAAAAGGATTCTATaccaacaaaaatttaaatcagAGAAAGTGCATTGTTATAATACTATCTGCAAAAATGGTCCATAACAGTGAAGAGACTAACATTATGAACTCGGTTTTCAGACTCAACCAAGAACATAGAGTGCATAGAATGTACAATTAAAACAGTCTATCAATTCCATATTGAATGGCTAGTCAGGCATCATCAGCATCACTACTACCAAATATAGCTTCCTGAGGTGACGAGTAGTTGCTCCCATCAGGACCCAACACCTTAAACCTACTCAACAATAAAATTCACgtcacttcaaatgttaaatgTGCAACCACAAACATCAGTAATCAGTTACCTCTCTAGGATAAATTTTCCTTCCTTGTACTTCTGGGTTTTCTCATGTGCAGCCTCCTGAAAAATGAGTAGCAAAACTTAAAGAGAAACCATTGAAAAACCATGCTCACAAGTGATgaataagaacaaaaattacaagccataaattttgaaaacagaTCTTACATATTTCCAACCCACAATTGAGCAACATCCAACACAAAAAATGTCAACAACAGTGTGCAATCCAGTAATCATCATGCGCTCTTCTTTCTCCCCTAGTGTGACATTTACGCTGTCATgcatttggaaagaaaaatgttaCTTGAAGCATTCACATGTAAAATTGCCAAATGACATTGCTATCAATGAGCCTGCCTAGAATGCAAGAGATGATGGGATCCACCATCTTCTCAATTGGTCAAGCATAGGGTGGTGCTCGGATATAAAGAGAAAACACAATGGTAAAGCTTTCCCACAGGCCACAGGCAAGGTTTTCAATTCTTTGATGAGAATGAAGAACCCCTTTGGCTACTTCATAGCATGCTGTTTTTGCAGCAATTTTTTCCCAAATACTTGGACGATTGATGAGAAACATTTTGGAAATTGAATGACATGTGCTCATTCAGTAGCCTCTCAGAACAACATAAACAGATTTTCTATGGAGTTTATACCACATTGAGAAATGATTAAAACTGTAAAGTACATGTACTATATGAATCGTGCAAGCATGCACAAAGCACAACATTGATCAATATTGTACCATATTCAGATATTATCAGATAATAGTAGAATTGTGTGCATAAAAAGAGATGTTACCACCCATACTTATGGGATTAATACTAACTAgtaatacattttaaaaaaatatcttaaatatttcCAATGAGTAGTAAAGCTTACACTTTATCAAAGAGATAAGCCTTTCCATGCCTGCAATGGAAAGCCTGTATACAGGAAAACAAAGGGTTAGAGTATCTGCATGTTGCATCATTTCAGATATAATTTGGGTGCTGAAACATAATAAAGAAGAGAGAATCAACACACCAAGTTGAAGAAAGACAAGATGCTACCAGTAGTCTCTCCCAAAGGTCATTTTCATTATCATAATTAGACTGATTATTTTATCATAAGCATGAGTAGAAAATTTAGCCAGAGAAGCCCCAGGTCTCAGATGGATGGCATAATCAGAAGACTTGAATTTGGcctttaagaagaaaaattatggGCATGTTGATAGCTATGTTTTAATAAACATAGTCAAAGTactttaaaagaaataaaataaaataatataaataaatgctTTACAATCTGAAACAATCCAATGAAAAGAAGCTAAAACAgacattattaatttaatagatCGGTCTCTATAATCTATTTCTGGACTTAAAATTGATCAAAGTTAAACAAGGAACATTTCTAAGGACAATTAGGTAACCAAATTTCTCAGTGGCAATTAAAGATGTCAAAGGTTGACAGTATTCACGTTGGCCTTCCCTGTCAAGGTTCTAAATATATTGATCATTATACATACAGATAGACCATTCTTACATAATGTCAAAGTGAAAATTACGCAGGGTGTATCATTTATGAGGTAAGGTGAGAAAATCAACATAAAGCATTCCACTGCAAACCTTCAGCAGTCCACTCAACAGATTTGAACATAACAAAGTATGACATGGAAAGCACAATAAAATCACTGGGCACTTTTCAATTCCTCATACATTAAAACACATATGGTACTAAGAAGCACAACTCGGAAcactacaacaacaaccaacttcaagtcccaaaattttaaaccGGTTATGGatccacatgtattctttttcaCTATCCAAAATCATACTCTCTATTACattcttaattgatatgttatgtCCTCTTTTAATACTTGAAAtacatattataaaaaataaaagaaaacagaaactcattatcaatacaaattcccCAAATTACATTAAATCaaggtctctctttttttgttattcataATGAGCCTTCCCTGTCTCTATTCttccttatatataaaaaaaaattacatcttgCAATAGATTTATCAGTAAAGGGTCTTCCTTGTACATTGTAGACAAAAATCTTAGCACAAAAAAGTCACACATGAACAAAACATAACAATGCATCATGCAACATTACATTATAACTGAAATGATATCCAGAAAAAGGGAGCAAAGAGATCAATCAACAATGGGGAAGAAGGAAATGAAACAATAACCTTAGAAACGATATCATCAGAAAGAGCAAGGTGTGTCCTGCAGTGCTTGCAGCTATAGATGCTTCCTTCAAGAGTGATCACAAAAagccttcccatctttctttctcttacaCACACCGCAATCAAAcaatcactctctctctctctctctctctctctctctctctctccctttataGCCACCGAAAACCGATCTCCATGTCAGacaaaacaagtgaaaaaagaGACCAAACTAAACAAACCCATAAAGCAGAATGGAACAAAGTTCATGGAAATCAGcagaaaatataaaatcaaaaagaTGGGTTACCACAATGCAGATTTTGTATTTGATGCAGAAAAAGTTTTATCAAGGATAAAAAGGCaaattgggtttttatttttttaatttttgttgatcttaTCAGCAGTTACACACACAGTTCGAAAGCAATCGAATCGTTTCATTGTACCGATGTTGTTTTAGGTGTGCCCCTCCCTATATATATTTGGACCGGATATTCGgcttttatcaataattttaggGAACTAATAATGTAAGAGACATAAAATGTCACAATTTTATATCATTACTCGTTATATATGAAAAGTTGTAAATGGTAGAAGTGTGATGATAGGTTCTATGGAGATACCTCTACAAACTCGCTATGTGGCGAATTGTGATACataattatgttattttatgtGTTCTTAACATTACTTATTTTAAAAGAGGCCGATATGACTAGTGACAC
This genomic stretch from Castanea sativa cultivar Marrone di Chiusa Pesio chromosome 9, ASM4071231v1 harbors:
- the LOC142609666 gene encoding protein yippee-like, which translates into the protein MGRLFVITLEGSIYSCKHCRTHLALSDDIVSKAFHCRHGKAYLFDKVVNVTLGEKEERMMITGLHTVVDIFCVGCCSIVGWKYEAAHEKTQKYKEGKFILERFKVLGPDGSNYSSPQEAIFGSSDADDA